ATGCGCTCCAAAGCTGGGAGTTTCTTCCCCAAGGGAAGGTTCGCATTGGCCGGGCCCAGGATAATGAGGTGGTGCTTTCTAATGATTTGGTGTCTCGGTATCATTTGGAGTTAGAACCGATTCAGGAGAAGGGGGCGATCGCCTGGAAGGTGACGAACCGAGGAACTAATGGCACATTAGTGAACCATCAGCCGATCGCCCAAATTGTGGTCGAGAGCAAAAGCCTGATTCAGTTAGCGGCTGGAGGGCCGATTTTGGATCTGACGTTTGTCCATCAGGAAATCCCTCCTCCTTCAGGGACTTCCGGATGCACCCATGAAGGCAATGCGCCAAATAATCTGTTTTGTATCCATTGCGGTCAACCCTTGCACATTGAAAAGCAGGTGCGGGACTATCAGATTTTGCGAATTTTGGGTCAAGGGGGAATGGGAACGACTTATTTGGCCTATCCTCCCCCATCGGAAGAACAGACTTCTCAGTTAATTGTATTGAAGGAGATGAATTCTGATTTGGCTCGCATTGCTAAGGCTAGGGAGTTGTTTGACCGGGAAGCTCGCACCCTGAAGGGGTTAAGCCATCCCGGAGTTCCCCGGTTTTTTGATTCGTTTATTGAGGAGGGTAAAAAGTATTTGGCCATGGAGTTAATTCATGGTGAAGATTTGGAGCGCCTGCTGTATCAGCAGGGGCCCTTTTCTGCACCGGTGGCGGTTGAGTGGATGATTCAAACTTGCAAGATTTTGGGTTACTTGCATAACCAATCCCCCCCGATTGTGCATCGGGATATTAAACCGGCCAATTTGCTCCTGCGACGTTTGGATCGTCAGATTGTGGTGATTGATTTTGGGGCAGTTAAGGAGATTGGAACGCCCTTGGGAACTCGGATTGGGGCGGAGGGCTATAGTGCCCCTGAACAGGATCGGGGACAACCGGTGACCCAATCA
The window above is part of the Roseofilum capinflatum BLCC-M114 genome. Proteins encoded here:
- a CDS encoding protein kinase domain-containing protein, with the translated sequence MQGTITLTLLDPKEGDALQSWEFLPQGKVRIGRAQDNEVVLSNDLVSRYHLELEPIQEKGAIAWKVTNRGTNGTLVNHQPIAQIVVESKSLIQLAAGGPILDLTFVHQEIPPPSGTSGCTHEGNAPNNLFCIHCGQPLHIEKQVRDYQILRILGQGGMGTTYLAYPPPSEEQTSQLIVLKEMNSDLARIAKARELFDREARTLKGLSHPGVPRFFDSFIEEGKKYLAMELIHGEDLERLLYQQGPFSAPVAVEWMIQTCKILGYLHNQSPPIVHRDIKPANLLLRRLDRQIVVIDFGAVKEIGTPLGTRIGAEGYSAPEQDRGQPVTQSDLYAIGPTLVFLLTGEQPLKYYKRRRDLSYRLDLQSVEAIAPPLRDVIEKTTSPKPRDRFPSAEDLAQALESALSALTE